In the Pseudoalteromonas ulvae UL12 genome, one interval contains:
- a CDS encoding M20/M25/M40 family metallo-hydrolase: MSDLTTLASDDMLGRKTGTSGSHSAALFIEQQFSTEGLSQYQGRFLHPFNYRSGFTNKQGVNVIAQLGALDNHQPLIVFTAHYDHLGQRGHKIFNGADDNASGVAALLHLARQFKSQTIHHTMLFVATDAEENGLYGAKALVQNLLDAGHKVVLNINLDMLAIKPKRGHVFAFADKRLAPFENIIEQYNQALNSNITFSSSSNLINRLNKTDKIDWRRASDHSAFREQKIPFLYFGVGTHKYYHTDKDEVSNIDVEFYHTTVQAIELISLALDQQNLAALLLDADS, translated from the coding sequence ATGAGCGACTTAACGACATTAGCCAGCGATGACATGCTTGGCAGAAAAACGGGCACATCCGGTAGTCACTCCGCCGCCCTTTTTATTGAGCAGCAGTTTTCAACTGAGGGCTTGAGCCAATATCAAGGACGGTTTTTACATCCATTTAATTACCGAAGCGGCTTTACAAATAAACAAGGCGTGAATGTCATCGCGCAATTAGGCGCCTTAGATAACCACCAACCGCTCATTGTATTCACTGCACATTACGACCACCTAGGGCAACGCGGTCATAAAATTTTTAACGGCGCTGATGATAATGCCTCTGGAGTTGCTGCATTACTTCACCTTGCAAGACAGTTTAAAAGTCAGACAATTCATCACACCATGTTATTTGTTGCCACTGACGCTGAAGAGAATGGGCTGTATGGGGCAAAAGCGCTTGTTCAAAACCTGTTAGATGCAGGCCATAAAGTGGTCTTAAACATTAACTTAGATATGCTGGCCATTAAGCCCAAACGTGGTCATGTATTTGCTTTTGCTGATAAACGCTTAGCGCCTTTTGAAAACATAATTGAGCAATATAATCAGGCGCTAAACAGTAACATCACCTTTAGTAGCAGTAGTAACCTGATTAATCGTCTTAATAAAACGGACAAAATAGATTGGCGTCGAGCCAGTGATCATAGTGCGTTTCGGGAGCAGAAAATCCCATTTTTATATTTCGGAGTCGGCACGCATAAATACTACCATACCGATAAAGATGAAGTGTCAAACATCGATGTTGAATTTTATCACACCACAGTGCAGGCAATTGAGCTAATTAGTTTGGCATTAGATCAGCAAAATTTAGCTGCATTGTTGCTTGATGCTGATAGTTAA
- a CDS encoding tetratricopeptide repeat protein, translating into MNIKLFICFCSVIYLAGCQSTSPSAPLTPPDILNNVSFEHQPVESVEEIFSLSPEIINQFHQSIHHTPDAKIMTRELLTFIFESSTNKLNYVSGSTLTANQTFSQQNANCLSLSILAHALAEELGLDSRFQRVYIPEYWALDQGFNMLTGHVNLKINRQAFESQDGVTRFYNYADSLTVDFDPNSREQGFPTQFIDKSVIAAMFYNNKGAQALVNQQYDRAFSYFKAGIDIAPHYSGSWGNVGILFKLNNQYNAAEQAYQFAIKLDEDNNTAKGNLAILLSLTGREEQAKVIQDELELKRQSNPYYHIAKGNEAYIHNEYQMAMRHYRKALTLDKKSHESYFGLARSYYQLGDTKLAERYLKQAHKSARFSFDIERYQSKLSHLSAAINY; encoded by the coding sequence ATGAATATCAAACTATTTATATGTTTTTGCAGTGTTATTTACTTAGCTGGGTGCCAAAGCACATCCCCCTCCGCCCCGCTAACGCCACCCGATATTTTGAATAATGTTTCGTTTGAGCATCAACCAGTAGAGTCTGTTGAAGAAATTTTCTCACTCTCTCCTGAGATAATTAATCAATTTCATCAATCAATACATCACACTCCTGATGCAAAAATCATGACTCGGGAATTGCTTACTTTTATTTTTGAATCTTCAACCAATAAACTCAATTATGTTTCTGGCTCAACACTTACAGCAAATCAAACCTTTAGTCAGCAAAACGCGAATTGCCTCTCTTTGTCGATTTTAGCCCATGCGTTGGCTGAAGAGCTTGGGTTAGATTCTCGTTTTCAGCGGGTTTATATCCCTGAATATTGGGCACTCGATCAGGGTTTCAATATGCTGACCGGACATGTTAATTTAAAAATCAACCGCCAAGCATTCGAATCTCAAGATGGCGTGACACGATTTTACAATTATGCAGATAGCTTGACCGTTGATTTTGATCCAAACTCTCGCGAACAAGGTTTCCCAACACAATTTATTGATAAATCAGTGATTGCAGCGATGTTTTATAACAACAAAGGCGCACAAGCATTGGTCAATCAACAATATGATCGAGCGTTTAGTTACTTTAAAGCAGGGATTGATATTGCACCCCATTATTCAGGCTCGTGGGGCAATGTAGGTATATTATTCAAACTCAACAATCAGTATAACGCAGCTGAGCAAGCTTATCAGTTCGCTATTAAGCTAGATGAAGATAACAATACTGCAAAAGGTAACTTAGCTATTTTATTGTCACTCACCGGTCGTGAAGAACAAGCAAAAGTAATTCAAGATGAACTTGAACTAAAACGACAATCCAACCCTTATTACCACATAGCGAAAGGCAATGAGGCCTACATTCATAATGAATACCAAATGGCGATGCGTCATTACCGCAAAGCGTTAACGTTGGATAAAAAAAGCCACGAATCGTACTTTGGTCTTGCTAGAAGCTATTACCAACTCGGTGACACTAAATTGGCTGAGCGCTATTTGAAACAAGCACATAAAAGCGCTCGGTTTAGTTTTGACATCGAACGTTATCAAAGTAAATTATCTCATTTAAGTGCGGCAATAAACTATTGA
- a CDS encoding outer membrane protein assembly factor BamE, whose translation MQWLKYLLVSLMVVSASGCANWVYRMNIPQGNFLEQKDIDRLRIEMTREQVLYVLGKPVAEDAFDNSVWHYMYLLNHGRSSEMRKSLQVHFDGDKLKSISGDYEVPEEFNIPLEG comes from the coding sequence ATGCAGTGGTTAAAATATTTATTAGTTTCATTAATGGTTGTGTCTGCCTCAGGATGCGCAAACTGGGTTTATCGTATGAATATTCCACAAGGGAATTTTTTAGAACAAAAAGACATCGATAGATTGCGTATTGAAATGACTCGCGAGCAAGTCTTATATGTATTAGGTAAGCCTGTTGCTGAAGATGCGTTTGATAATTCAGTTTGGCATTATATGTACTTACTGAATCATGGTCGTAGCTCAGAAATGCGCAAATCACTCCAAGTTCATTTTGACGGTGACAAGTTAAAAAGTATTAGTGGTGATTACGAAGTCCCTGAAGAGTTTAATATCCCCTTAGAGGGATAG
- a CDS encoding Dyp-type peroxidase: MTRPQSGIFAEQSTAFEVIEYRAKTGATLQQIRMALAELKQQLDTIELVIGFGPKLLQTLTGSNETIFDEYTPRQSSHGHQAPATQTDLFLWFHSNDQNNLAEALIDLQPIMEKVMTMTQQCSGFKYRDNRDLTGFVDGSANPKDLAAKQQAALVAAEHPLAGGSFILGQIWQHQLSKFHHQSISEQEQIIGRTKADSIELSGKAMPNNSHVSRTDLTIDEVAQKMYRRSMPFANASQQGLYFLGFSCQLSRFDALLDSMYGLTDDGITDRLLDFSQPVSGSYWFAPSEDMLATLLQS; this comes from the coding sequence ATGACACGTCCACAATCGGGCATTTTTGCCGAACAAAGTACAGCATTTGAAGTCATTGAATACCGAGCAAAAACGGGTGCTACGCTTCAGCAAATCCGCATGGCATTAGCGGAACTTAAGCAACAACTTGATACTATTGAACTCGTGATTGGGTTTGGCCCGAAATTGTTGCAAACATTGACTGGCTCAAACGAAACGATATTTGATGAATATACACCGCGCCAAAGTAGCCATGGACACCAAGCACCTGCAACGCAAACAGACTTATTTTTATGGTTTCACAGCAACGACCAAAATAACTTAGCGGAAGCACTCATAGACCTTCAGCCTATTATGGAAAAGGTGATGACAATGACTCAGCAGTGCAGTGGGTTCAAATATCGTGATAACCGTGACTTGACTGGGTTTGTTGATGGCTCTGCCAATCCAAAAGACTTGGCAGCGAAGCAACAAGCCGCACTAGTGGCTGCCGAACATCCATTAGCCGGTGGAAGTTTTATTCTTGGGCAAATCTGGCAACATCAACTAAGCAAGTTTCACCACCAATCAATCTCTGAACAAGAGCAAATCATTGGTCGAACTAAAGCAGATTCCATTGAGCTATCTGGTAAAGCTATGCCCAATAACTCTCATGTCAGCCGAACCGACTTAACGATTGATGAGGTCGCGCAAAAAATGTATCGTCGCAGCATGCCTTTTGCGAATGCAAGCCAACAGGGATTATATTTTCTTGGGTTTAGCTGCCAGTTATCACGTTTCGATGCACTACTCGATAGTATGTATGGGTTAACGGACGACGGAATTACTGATCGGCTGTTGGATTTTTCTCAGCCTGTTTCTGGCTCATACTGGTTTGCTCCAAGTGAAGACATGCTAGCAACGCTCCTGCAAAGCTAA
- a CDS encoding GIY-YIG nuclease family protein: MAINSSKQENNQADTPQAMWFVYIVQTRLGHWYIGISTDVLKRFEQHQLGRGAKNLRGKQPLTLVFSTPVGNRSEATKLEIALKKLTKKQKQTWCERHQQVNYQHQATMQLNFADLMPN, encoded by the coding sequence ATGGCGATTAATAGTTCCAAACAGGAAAATAATCAGGCAGATACACCGCAAGCGATGTGGTTTGTTTATATCGTACAAACTCGTTTAGGGCATTGGTATATTGGGATTAGCACCGATGTTTTAAAGCGCTTCGAACAGCATCAGCTGGGGCGTGGCGCTAAGAACTTACGTGGTAAGCAACCGCTGACATTAGTATTTTCTACGCCAGTGGGTAATCGCAGTGAAGCAACAAAATTAGAAATAGCCCTTAAAAAACTCACAAAAAAACAAAAGCAGACTTGGTGTGAACGACATCAACAAGTTAACTATCAGCATCAAGCAACAATGCAGCTAAATTTTGCTGATCTAATGCCAAACTAA
- a CDS encoding type II toxin-antitoxin system RatA family toxin produces the protein MPQISRNALVMYSAQEMYHLVNDVSAYAEFLPHCSDAKIIAQSANEMTAALEISKAGLKKWFTTKNTLIENQAVHMQLLDGPFKTLSGGWTFKVLDEHACKVSLDLEFEFTNRLVEMAFGKVFNEVATNMITAFTQRAKQVYGVR, from the coding sequence ATGCCTCAAATCAGTAGAAATGCGCTGGTGATGTACAGTGCCCAAGAAATGTATCACTTGGTGAATGATGTTAGTGCGTATGCTGAGTTTTTACCTCATTGTTCTGACGCGAAAATTATTGCTCAATCAGCCAATGAAATGACCGCGGCTTTAGAAATCTCTAAAGCGGGTTTAAAAAAGTGGTTTACCACCAAAAATACGCTTATTGAAAATCAAGCTGTTCATATGCAATTACTCGATGGGCCGTTTAAAACATTAAGCGGTGGTTGGACATTTAAAGTACTTGATGAACATGCCTGTAAAGTGTCATTGGACCTCGAGTTTGAATTTACCAATCGATTGGTAGAAATGGCTTTTGGCAAGGTGTTTAATGAAGTAGCGACCAATATGATTACTGCTTTTACTCAACGAGCCAAGCAAGTTTATGGAGTGCGCTGA
- the smpB gene encoding SsrA-binding protein SmpB, protein MANKKSKPGSNTIALNKKARHEYSLTDKIEAGLELQGWEVKSIRAGKVNISDTYIHLKNGEAFLLGSQIQPLNSASTHVVCDPYRYRKLLLKKREIDRLVGSTERDGFTLVATAMYWKKCWVKLEFHLAKGKKLHDKRADGKDKDWAREKERTMKHSAR, encoded by the coding sequence ATGGCAAATAAAAAATCAAAACCAGGTAGCAATACCATAGCGCTTAATAAAAAAGCGCGACACGAGTACTCGCTCACAGATAAAATTGAAGCTGGCCTTGAATTACAAGGCTGGGAAGTAAAAAGCATTCGTGCGGGTAAAGTTAATATTTCTGATACCTATATTCATCTTAAAAATGGTGAAGCTTTCCTATTGGGGTCTCAGATCCAACCTTTAAACAGCGCATCAACACATGTTGTGTGTGATCCTTATCGTTATCGTAAGTTGTTATTAAAAAAACGAGAGATAGACCGATTAGTTGGCTCCACTGAGCGTGATGGATTCACGCTGGTTGCAACCGCTATGTATTGGAAAAAATGTTGGGTTAAGCTTGAGTTTCACTTAGCCAAAGGTAAAAAACTCCATGACAAACGTGCTGATGGGAAAGATAAAGATTGGGCACGTGAAAAAGAACGCACCATGAAGCATTCTGCAAGATAA
- the ilvC gene encoding ketol-acid reductoisomerase, translated as MSKNYFNSLSLREQLAQLAQCEFMDASEFDDGVDVLIGKKLVIVGCGAQGLNQGLNLRDSGLDVSYALRESAIAEKRQSFLNASDNGFVVGTYEQLIPTADLVLNLTPDKQHTSVVTAVMPLMKQGSTLAYSHGFNIVEEGMQVRSDITVIMVAPKCPGTEVREEYKRGFGVPTLIAVHPENDPEGKGLAQAKAYAAGTGGHRAGVLLSSFIAEVKSDLMGEQTILCGMLQTGSILCFNKMVEKGIDAAYASKLIQYGWEVITEALKYGGVTNMLDRLTNPAKIKAFELSEELKQIMRPLYNKHMDDIISGEFSSGMMADWAEDDAKLLGWRAETGETAFEKQTNTDESISEQAFFDKGILMVAMVKAGVELAYETMTAAGIKAESAYYESLHETPLIANTIARKKLFEMNRTISDTAEYGCYLYNHACLPLLADFMKNIETDVIGEGLQLSSTGVDNAKLIAVNKALREHPVEIIGTTLRGYMSAMKPIV; from the coding sequence ATGTCGAAAAATTATTTTAATAGCTTAAGCCTACGTGAACAATTGGCGCAATTAGCCCAATGTGAATTTATGGATGCCTCAGAATTTGATGATGGTGTTGACGTACTTATTGGTAAAAAGCTTGTCATTGTCGGTTGTGGTGCACAAGGTCTTAACCAAGGATTAAACTTACGTGACTCAGGTTTAGATGTCAGCTACGCCTTGCGCGAATCAGCAATTGCCGAAAAACGTCAATCGTTTTTAAACGCTTCAGATAATGGCTTTGTGGTTGGCACTTACGAGCAATTGATCCCAACGGCTGATTTAGTATTAAATCTCACTCCTGATAAACAGCATACTTCAGTCGTCACTGCCGTCATGCCATTAATGAAACAAGGCTCTACACTTGCCTATTCTCATGGGTTTAATATTGTCGAAGAAGGCATGCAAGTTCGCTCTGACATCACTGTAATAATGGTGGCTCCAAAATGTCCGGGGACAGAAGTACGTGAAGAATATAAACGTGGTTTCGGTGTACCCACTTTAATAGCGGTTCACCCTGAAAACGACCCTGAAGGTAAAGGTTTAGCACAAGCTAAGGCTTACGCAGCTGGCACTGGCGGTCATCGTGCAGGTGTTTTACTGTCATCGTTTATTGCTGAAGTAAAATCAGATCTGATGGGCGAGCAAACCATTTTATGTGGCATGTTGCAAACTGGCTCTATTTTATGTTTCAACAAGATGGTCGAAAAAGGCATCGATGCCGCCTACGCATCAAAACTTATCCAATATGGCTGGGAAGTGATCACTGAAGCATTAAAATATGGTGGTGTCACCAATATGCTCGATAGACTCACGAACCCTGCAAAAATCAAAGCTTTTGAACTAAGCGAAGAGCTGAAGCAAATCATGCGTCCGTTATACAACAAACATATGGATGACATTATCAGCGGTGAGTTTTCATCTGGCATGATGGCTGATTGGGCCGAAGACGATGCAAAATTACTCGGCTGGCGCGCAGAAACAGGTGAAACTGCATTTGAGAAGCAAACAAATACAGACGAGTCAATCAGCGAGCAGGCCTTCTTCGATAAAGGTATTTTAATGGTCGCCATGGTCAAAGCTGGTGTTGAACTTGCTTATGAAACCATGACGGCGGCAGGCATTAAAGCAGAATCAGCTTATTACGAATCTCTGCATGAAACACCATTAATTGCCAATACCATTGCACGCAAAAAGTTATTCGAAATGAACCGTACCATTTCTGATACCGCTGAATATGGCTGTTACCTCTATAACCATGCATGTTTACCACTTTTAGCTGACTTCATGAAAAACATCGAGACTGATGTGATTGGTGAAGGTTTGCAATTAAGTTCGACGGGTGTCGACAATGCCAAGCTCATCGCGGTAAACAAAGCGTTACGTGAGCACCCGGTTGAAATAATTGGCACCACATTACGTGGTTATATGTCAGCGATGAAGCCGATTGTTTAA
- a CDS encoding RnfH family protein, translating into MMKIEVVYALPDSATCLRVEVAEGAQVEEAIIASGILEKCPQIDKDSMTVGVWNRTCKLTQILKEGDRIEIYRPLIADPKDARRKRAEKAKEEGRANKITGGKPLK; encoded by the coding sequence CTGATGAAAATTGAAGTGGTGTATGCATTACCAGATTCAGCAACGTGCTTACGTGTTGAAGTGGCCGAAGGGGCACAGGTTGAAGAGGCCATTATTGCATCGGGCATTTTAGAAAAGTGTCCACAAATCGATAAAGACTCTATGACTGTCGGGGTATGGAATCGGACCTGTAAATTAACGCAAATTTTAAAAGAGGGAGATCGCATTGAAATATACCGGCCCCTTATCGCCGATCCAAAAGATGCGCGAAGAAAACGAGCCGAAAAAGCGAAAGAGGAAGGGCGCGCCAACAAAATAACCGGCGGCAAACCTTTAAAATAA
- a CDS encoding methyl-accepting chemotaxis protein, protein MSFSLSIKQKVALVATLVAIVVASLIGASAIYSAKNIIEKRMIESELPSKVEEINNYVAKEISLLLMASEQLASNEFVLNWAAQPSQQDDALLLKELNRIVRQYDLATASWANRNTNQYWNQEGFLRVLTPEQDGWFFSFVNTSENSLISIYQESPGDVKMFVNHQQTNGVGLAGLAKSIDDMQSILQKFKIEQTGFVYLVNQEGLVQLHKNDQFVAKQTIDQIYQQPLSRELLNRQRFTYREVSIEGKPHLIATSPVKNTQLYIVAQVPKDEVFSALDSLTWKIVTISLVVAMLASIFGLLLASTISAPLQKITQLFTELGAGEARLNYRLPQSNQPELNRLSSGFNLFLNKIEDAMHRVSNESHEIKEASEAVYSQSQVNAGQIEQQKDQTMSVAAAINEMGATVQEIAASAGHAAKLTEQSAQHVLSTQQRVSQSQHDITQLARNIEQASTKIHALADKTSQIGSVVDVIRSISEQTNLLALNAAIESARAGEHGRGFAVVADEVRELAKRTSVSTDEIQKTIIELNNTSNEVVSDIAQSQQTATVGVTSMNEAVNELKDIVNMVNQINEMTTVIACATEEQSKVVSEVGQNVEQISTINEEAVHNQQGVTGAIASLKDSAQSLDGLVESFKLEKQ, encoded by the coding sequence TTGTCGTTTTCCCTTTCAATTAAACAAAAAGTTGCACTTGTCGCCACGCTTGTGGCAATCGTTGTTGCATCGTTAATTGGCGCCAGCGCCATCTACTCAGCCAAAAACATCATCGAAAAAAGGATGATTGAGTCAGAACTTCCGAGTAAAGTCGAAGAAATCAATAACTATGTAGCAAAAGAAATTAGCTTGCTCTTAATGGCAAGTGAGCAACTCGCCAGTAACGAGTTTGTATTAAATTGGGCTGCGCAGCCGTCACAGCAAGACGATGCTTTATTGTTAAAAGAACTCAACCGAATCGTCCGCCAATATGATTTAGCGACCGCTTCTTGGGCCAATCGCAACACCAATCAATATTGGAACCAAGAGGGTTTTTTACGCGTGCTGACCCCAGAACAAGATGGTTGGTTTTTTTCGTTTGTTAATACCTCAGAAAACTCTCTGATCAGTATTTATCAGGAAAGTCCTGGCGATGTAAAAATGTTTGTTAACCACCAGCAAACTAATGGTGTTGGTCTGGCAGGGCTCGCCAAAAGCATTGATGATATGCAATCTATTTTGCAGAAATTCAAAATTGAACAAACTGGCTTTGTTTACCTTGTTAATCAAGAAGGACTTGTTCAACTTCATAAAAACGATCAGTTCGTTGCCAAACAAACCATAGATCAAATTTATCAGCAACCTCTGAGTCGTGAGTTGCTTAATCGTCAGCGTTTTACTTACCGCGAAGTATCTATTGAAGGAAAACCTCATTTAATTGCAACGAGCCCAGTCAAAAATACTCAACTATACATAGTCGCTCAAGTGCCAAAAGATGAAGTTTTTTCAGCTCTAGACAGTTTAACCTGGAAGATTGTCACTATTTCGTTAGTTGTAGCTATGTTGGCAAGTATTTTTGGCTTGTTATTGGCATCAACAATTAGTGCTCCCCTGCAAAAAATCACTCAGTTATTCACGGAACTTGGCGCAGGTGAAGCGCGACTTAATTACCGCCTACCTCAGAGTAATCAGCCTGAATTAAACCGGTTAAGCAGTGGGTTTAATTTATTTCTTAATAAAATTGAAGATGCCATGCATCGAGTTTCCAATGAAAGCCACGAAATAAAAGAGGCCTCTGAAGCGGTCTATTCACAATCACAAGTGAATGCAGGTCAAATTGAGCAACAAAAAGACCAAACAATGTCAGTGGCGGCAGCGATTAATGAAATGGGGGCGACAGTGCAAGAAATAGCCGCCAGTGCTGGTCATGCAGCAAAATTGACCGAGCAAAGTGCGCAACATGTGCTGTCAACTCAACAAAGGGTGAGTCAAAGCCAACACGATATCACCCAACTGGCTCGTAACATTGAACAAGCCAGCACAAAAATCCATGCCTTAGCTGATAAAACCTCGCAAATTGGCTCTGTGGTCGATGTTATTCGTAGTATTTCTGAGCAAACCAATTTATTAGCACTGAATGCCGCCATCGAGTCTGCCCGAGCTGGTGAACATGGCCGAGGTTTTGCCGTTGTTGCTGATGAAGTCAGGGAGCTGGCAAAACGAACATCTGTTTCCACCGATGAAATTCAAAAGACTATTATTGAATTAAATAATACATCCAATGAAGTTGTCAGCGATATTGCACAATCACAACAAACGGCGACTGTCGGTGTGACATCAATGAATGAAGCCGTGAACGAGTTAAAAGATATTGTCAACATGGTCAACCAAATCAATGAAATGACCACCGTGATTGCCTGTGCAACTGAAGAACAAAGTAAAGTTGTCAGTGAAGTTGGCCAGAATGTCGAACAAATCAGTACAATCAATGAAGAGGCTGTCCACAATCAGCAAGGGGTGACTGGCGCAATCGCTTCTTTGAAGGATTCAGCACAATCACTCGATGGTCTCGTTGAATCTTTTAAACTTGAAAAACAATGA